One stretch of Kiritimatiellaceae bacterium DNA includes these proteins:
- the folP gene encoding dihydropteroate synthase gives MSGNGKIIWRCRGREVVCGQRTLIMGILNATPDSFSDGGKFLALEKAVVRGLQMVEEGADIIDIGGESTRPGATPVQALEEIARTVPVIKKLREKTDALISIDTRKAEVARAAVAAGADIINDISALSDSGMAAVAAESGAGLVLMHMLGTPETMQNDPRYDDVVFDVRNFLEERTAFAVSRGIAPEQIALDPGIGFGKTDEHNLALLNGIPALAASGCPVLIGASRKGFIGRLTGKNPDDRLAGSLAVAGFSILHGAHILRVHDVKESCDAARLMDRLRAQEKRK, from the coding sequence ATGTCTGGAAACGGTAAAATCATATGGCGGTGTCGCGGACGGGAGGTCGTCTGCGGGCAGAGAACGCTGATTATGGGCATTCTGAACGCGACGCCGGATTCGTTTTCGGACGGCGGAAAGTTTCTGGCTTTAGAAAAGGCTGTGGTGCGCGGACTGCAAATGGTCGAAGAGGGCGCCGACATCATTGATATCGGCGGCGAATCGACCCGTCCGGGAGCCACGCCGGTTCAAGCGCTGGAAGAAATTGCGCGGACGGTTCCGGTGATTAAAAAACTGCGCGAGAAAACGGACGCGCTGATTTCGATCGATACGCGCAAAGCCGAAGTTGCCCGTGCGGCTGTCGCCGCCGGTGCCGACATTATCAACGATATTTCGGCGCTGTCCGATTCCGGTATGGCGGCTGTCGCGGCCGAGTCCGGCGCGGGGCTGGTTCTGATGCACATGCTCGGGACACCGGAAACGATGCAAAACGATCCGCGCTACGACGATGTAGTTTTCGATGTCCGGAACTTTCTCGAAGAACGGACGGCGTTCGCCGTTTCGCGGGGGATTGCACCGGAACAGATTGCGCTCGATCCGGGGATTGGCTTTGGGAAGACGGATGAGCATAATCTGGCGCTGCTGAACGGGATTCCGGCGCTGGCGGCTTCGGGCTGTCCGGTGCTGATCGGCGCGAGCCGCAAGGGGTTTATTGGACGTTTGACCGGCAAAAATCCAGATGACCGGCTGGCCGGGTCGCTGGCGGTGGCGGGCTTTTCAATTTTGCACGGCGCGCATATTTTGCGGGTGCATGATGTAAAGGAATCTTGCGATGCCGCGAGGCTTATGGATAGACTGCGTGCTCAGGAAAAACGCAAATGA
- a CDS encoding TIGR00159 family protein has protein sequence MNWLHSIENPGLTGVVEILILAAAFYFLVKFFRGTRGAAILTGLAIIFGFLMVITKFTNLLILNWLLQKLMVYLALAMIVIFQPEIRRALARLGRQGKFMVGKARGALADPVTDAVLLLASRRTGALIAIEREVETKTIQNTGTAMNSEVSVELLTSIFYPGTSLHDGGVIISEDRIAAAGCVFPLTQTDDLTSDLGTRHRAAIGLTEETDTMVIVVSEETGIISVAYNGRLERGFDGPRLRRMLTSFLSREANGFGEDGGQAGFMFEEASND, from the coding sequence ATGAACTGGCTGCACAGCATAGAAAATCCCGGGCTGACCGGAGTGGTCGAGATTCTGATTCTCGCAGCCGCTTTCTATTTTCTGGTGAAGTTTTTCCGCGGCACGCGCGGCGCCGCCATTCTGACCGGGCTGGCCATCATTTTCGGCTTCCTGATGGTGATTACCAAATTCACCAATCTGCTGATTCTCAACTGGCTGCTGCAGAAGCTGATGGTTTATCTGGCGCTTGCGATGATCGTGATTTTCCAGCCGGAAATCCGCCGCGCTCTGGCACGGCTTGGGCGGCAGGGTAAGTTTATGGTCGGCAAGGCCCGCGGCGCGCTGGCCGATCCGGTAACGGACGCCGTCCTTCTGCTGGCTTCCCGAAGAACCGGCGCGCTGATTGCGATCGAACGCGAAGTAGAAACCAAGACGATTCAAAACACAGGCACCGCCATGAACAGCGAGGTGAGTGTAGAGCTGCTGACTTCCATTTTTTATCCCGGAACATCACTGCACGACGGCGGCGTCATCATCAGCGAAGACCGCATTGCGGCGGCGGGCTGCGTTTTTCCGCTGACGCAGACCGATGATCTGACCAGCGATCTCGGCACGCGTCACCGCGCGGCCATCGGCCTGACGGAGGAAACCGACACGATGGTGATCGTGGTTTCGGAAGAGACCGGAATCATTTCGGTGGCGTATAACGGACGCCTTGAGCGCGGCTTCGACGGGCCGCGTCTGCGCCGGATGCTGACTTCGTTTCTTAGCCGCGAGGCCAACGGGTTCGGCGAAGACGGCGGGCAGGCTGGATTTATGTTCGAGGAGGCCTCGAATGATTAA
- a CDS encoding tetratricopeptide repeat protein gives MQHLLLILTAILLAASATAQNAPQGPSPLAIRVYEAKTNAGVSAGSAAAKGVLQGPTPLAADAYGEVASTQAQLAAPGSAQSSGPLITGGYTETTNAEVQIATEPQTDQVKASRVSFLMDAGVQYASEGEYKQAEQAYVRALQTDPGNPDLFFRLSMLYVQMERYEESVMLLTRLSKAFPDNPMLHNNLSWIYATGGKIKNGKLALRHAREAILIAPYSSDLWNTLAEAYYVSGEYDKALRASECAMEILRSQKSATKEEISSYETQRAKIRRAAESYKMLLKLDPDARP, from the coding sequence ATGCAACACCTTCTACTGATTTTAACGGCAATTCTACTGGCGGCTTCCGCAACGGCGCAAAACGCGCCGCAGGGGCCTTCACCATTGGCAATCCGCGTGTATGAAGCGAAAACTAACGCCGGGGTAAGCGCCGGGTCGGCGGCGGCAAAGGGCGTTCTGCAAGGGCCCACACCGCTGGCTGCCGATGCGTATGGAGAGGTTGCTTCCACGCAGGCCCAGCTGGCTGCGCCGGGTTCTGCGCAGAGTTCCGGCCCGCTGATCACCGGTGGATATACAGAGACAACGAATGCCGAGGTGCAGATCGCAACAGAACCTCAGACGGATCAGGTAAAAGCCTCCCGGGTTTCTTTTTTAATGGATGCCGGCGTACAATATGCCAGCGAGGGAGAATACAAACAGGCCGAGCAGGCCTATGTGCGCGCGCTGCAAACGGATCCCGGCAATCCAGATCTTTTTTTCCGGCTGAGTATGCTTTATGTTCAGATGGAGCGCTATGAGGAGTCGGTTATGCTGTTAACGAGGCTGTCAAAAGCCTTTCCGGATAATCCGATGCTCCATAATAACCTGTCCTGGATTTACGCCACTGGCGGCAAGATAAAAAACGGGAAGTTGGCGCTCCGCCACGCACGCGAAGCCATCCTGATCGCTCCTTATTCCTCAGACTTGTGGAACACCCTTGCGGAAGCCTATTACGTGTCTGGCGAATACGACAAAGCCCTGCGGGCCTCTGAGTGCGCCATGGAGATTCTCCGATCGCAAAAGAGTGCGACAAAAGAAGAAATCAGCTCGTATGAAACACAGCGCGCCAAAATCCGACGTGCGGCAGAGTCGTATAAAATGCTTTTGAAGCTTGATCCGGATGCCCGGCCCTAA